From the Candidatus Cloacimonadota bacterium genome, the window TAATTTAGGGATTTAATCTTATTCTATCTCACCCAAGCTCTCTCCTATCAAAGAGAGGGCAATAGTTTTCACATACTCTTCAATCAGGAATAAAAGGAATTTACTTTTTCTCCCATCTCCTTGCTTGTCCTGTGAAATCCGTCAGCTGACGGATATTTCACTGGGATAGGAGAGGGGCTAGGGGTGAGGTTAAACATCAAATTTCACACCTTGAGCAAGAGGCATTTCTTTACCCCAGTTTATCGTATTAGTTTGTCTCCGCATATAAGCTTTCCAGGCATCACTGCCTGCTTCGCGTCCACCGCCAGTTTCTTTTTCTCCACCAAATGCACCGCCAATCTCTGCTCCGCTTGTGCCAATATTAACATTTGCAATACCACAATCACTACCTGAATGGCTGAGAAACTGCTCAGCGTATTGTAAATTATTTGTAAATATCGCAGATGAAAGTCCTTGTGGAACATCATTATGAAATTTAATAGCTTCATCAATATTTTTAATTTTTATCAAATAAAGTATTGGTGCGAAAGTTTCTTCCTGAACTATTGGCATATCATTTTCTGCCAAAATAATTGTCGGTTTAACATAGCATTCACCGAGTACATTTTCTGTTATCACTTTGCCACCGTAAATTATTTTTCCACCTTGTTCTTTAATTCGTTGTAAAGCATCAATATATACTCTTACTGCTGATTGATCAATCAGGGGTCCCATTAAGGTGTTTTCATCAAGTGGATTTCCGATTCTAACAGAAGAATAAGCTTTCTTCAGCCTTTCAGCAAATGTATCAAATATCTTTTCATGAAGCAACACCCTACGAGTAGTTGTGCATCTTTGTCCTGCTGTACCAACTGCACCAAACAAAACAGCCTTAAGAGCAAGCTCAAGATTTGCATCTTCCATAACAATAATTCCGTTATTTCCTCCAAGTTCAAGTATAACCCCACCATATCTCTTTGCTGCTGCCTGATGAACTTTTTTACCCATCTGACAACTACCTGTTGCGCTAGTAAGAGAGATAGCTTTGTCATTTATAAGTTTTTCTCCAATGGTGCTTCCTCTACCAATAACAAGATTAAAAATTGCTTTTGGAGCATTATTTCTTTCAAGTACCTTATGGGCAATTTTTGTAACAGCAATCGCGGTTAAAGGCACTGTTGATGAAGGTTTCCATATCATTGTATCGCCGCAAACAGCTGCAATAAATGCATTCCATGACCATACAGCAACTGGAAAATTAAATGCAGAAATAATTCCTATAACTCCAAGTGGATGCCATTGTTCATACATTCTATGATTCGTCCTTTCCGATTGCATTGTTTTCCCATAAAGTTGGCGAGAAAGACCAACAGCAAAGTCGGCTATATCAATCATTTCCTGAACTTCACCAAAACCTTCTGTAAGAATTTTTCCCATTTCAATAGTAACAAGTTGGCCAAGTTCATTCTTATACTTTCTAAGCTCCAAACCGATTTGTCTGATTATTTCTCCTCTTTTTGGAGCAGGAATCATTCTCCAGACTTTAAAGGCTTCTTGTGCTTTTTGGGATATGATCTCATAATCTTCTTCTGAAGCTGACTTAACCTTTGCTATTAGGGAATCATCAATTGGTGAGAATACTTCGATATCCTCACCTCTTGTATCAAGCCATTCTCCGCAATAAGCTCCAGAATTTTGCTTTTTAATTCCGAGATTTTTTGGTATTTCTTGCATTTCTAATTCCTTTCTTTTTTAATTTTTATTATTTTTGCCACAAATTTACCCCGTGAAATAACT encodes:
- a CDS encoding aldehyde dehydrogenase family protein; amino-acid sequence: MQEIPKNLGIKKQNSGAYCGEWLDTRGEDIEVFSPIDDSLIAKVKSASEEDYEIISQKAQEAFKVWRMIPAPKRGEIIRQIGLELRKYKNELGQLVTIEMGKILTEGFGEVQEMIDIADFAVGLSRQLYGKTMQSERTNHRMYEQWHPLGVIGIISAFNFPVAVWSWNAFIAAVCGDTMIWKPSSTVPLTAIAVTKIAHKVLERNNAPKAIFNLVIGRGSTIGEKLINDKAISLTSATGSCQMGKKVHQAAAKRYGGVILELGGNNGIIVMEDANLELALKAVLFGAVGTAGQRCTTTRRVLLHEKIFDTFAERLKKAYSSVRIGNPLDENTLMGPLIDQSAVRVYIDALQRIKEQGGKIIYGGKVITENVLGECYVKPTIILAENDMPIVQEETFAPILYLIKIKNIDEAIKFHNDVPQGLSSAIFTNNLQYAEQFLSHSGSDCGIANVNIGTSGAEIGGAFGGEKETGGGREAGSDAWKAYMRRQTNTINWGKEMPLAQGVKFDV